The following are encoded in a window of Echeneis naucrates chromosome 19, fEcheNa1.1, whole genome shotgun sequence genomic DNA:
- the ube2d1b gene encoding ubiquitin-conjugating enzyme E2 D1b isoform X2, giving the protein MTGDSPYQGGVFFLTIHFPTDYPFKPPKVAFTTKIYHPNINSNGSICLDILRSQWSPALTVSKVLLSICSLLCDPNPDDPLVPDIAHIYKNDKDKYNKLAKEWTQKYAM; this is encoded by the exons ATGACT GGTGACAGTCCTTATCAAGGAGGCGTTTTCTTTCTCACAATTCACTTCCCTACTGACTACCCATTCAAGCCACCAAAG gtAGCATTTACAACAAAGATTTATCATCCAAATATTAACAGCAATGGGAGTATCTGTTTGGACATTCTACGTTCACAGTGGTCACCAGCACTAACAGTCTCTAAAG ttttattgtcCATATGTTCATTGCTTTGTGATCCAAACCCAGATGATCCCTTAGTTCCAGACATAGCGCACATATACAAGAACGACAAAGACAA atACAACAAACTAGCAAAAGAATGGACCCAAAAATATGCTATGTAA
- the ube2d1b gene encoding ubiquitin-conjugating enzyme E2 D1b isoform X1, producing MALKRIQKELQDLQRDPPAQCSAGPVGDDLFHWQATIMGPGDSPYQGGVFFLTIHFPTDYPFKPPKVAFTTKIYHPNINSNGSICLDILRSQWSPALTVSKVLLSICSLLCDPNPDDPLVPDIAHIYKNDKDKYNKLAKEWTQKYAM from the exons ATGGCGCTGAAAAGAATACAGAAG GAGCTGCAGGACCTGCAGAGAGACCCTCCAGCACAGTGCTCTGCTGGACCAGTGGGGGATGACT TGTTTCATTGGCAGGCAACCATAATGGGTCCA GGTGACAGTCCTTATCAAGGAGGCGTTTTCTTTCTCACAATTCACTTCCCTACTGACTACCCATTCAAGCCACCAAAG gtAGCATTTACAACAAAGATTTATCATCCAAATATTAACAGCAATGGGAGTATCTGTTTGGACATTCTACGTTCACAGTGGTCACCAGCACTAACAGTCTCTAAAG ttttattgtcCATATGTTCATTGCTTTGTGATCCAAACCCAGATGATCCCTTAGTTCCAGACATAGCGCACATATACAAGAACGACAAAGACAA atACAACAAACTAGCAAAAGAATGGACCCAAAAATATGCTATGTAA